In Pseudomonadota bacterium, the sequence CGCCAAGGAGCTGATGGATTATTCAGTCAAGGTACAAGTGCACGATCCCTTAGCCGACCCTGAAGAGGCAAAAAAGGAATATGGTATCGAATTGCTGAGCGAAGCGCGGCTCCAACCCGCGGAGGCGGTCGTGCTTGCCGTACCGCATCGCGAATATCTTGCGCAAGGGTGGCAGCGGATTATCCCGTTGCTGAGAGACGGCGCGGGCGTGGTCATCGACGTGAAAGCCGTCCTGCCGAGGAGTGAATGCCCGGAAAGCATTACCTTGTGGCGCCTATAAGGAGATCATCAGGATGAATGTGGTTATGGTCGGCAGCGGTTACGTGGGCTTGGTGTCAGGAGCGTGTCTGGCGGAATTTGGGGCGAACGTCACCTGTATCGATGTCGATGAGGATAAGATCTCGCGTTTGCAGCGGGGCGAAATCCCCATTTATGAACCTGGTCTCAAAGAGCTCGTGGATAAAAATGCCGCACAGCAGCGGCTGCGGTTTACGGCAAAGTTCGTGGATCCGATTGGCATTGCCGATCTGGTATTTATAGCAGTGGGGACACCATCCCGGCATGGGGATGGCTTCGCGGATTTAAGCTACGTCTACGAGGCAGCAAGAACGATCGCGCGGTATTTGAAGGGATACACGGTAGTCGTGGATAAATCCACGGTCCCGGTCGGCACGGCGCGCAATGTCGCGCGTATTATTCGAGAAGAGAATCCGGCGGCTGATTTCGATGTTGCGTCAAACCCGGAATTTTTAAGAGAGGGCGCGGCAATCTCGGATTTCATGCGTCCCGACCGTATTGTCATCGGCGTGGAGAGCGCGCGCGGGGAAGCGTTGCTGCGCGAGCTTTATCGTCCGTTGAACTTGATCGAAACCCCGATCGTTAAGACCGATTTAGAAAGCGCCGAGCTGATTAAATACGCCTCCAACGCCTTTCTCGCGACCAAGATCAGCTTTATCAATGAAATGTCGATGCTATGCGAAGCCGTCGGCGCCGATGTCCATGCCGTGGCCAAGGGAATGGGGCTCGATAATCGGATCGGGCGCAAATTTTTGCACCCCGG encodes:
- a CDS encoding UDP-glucose/GDP-mannose dehydrogenase family protein, which gives rise to MNVVMVGSGYVGLVSGACLAEFGANVTCIDVDEDKISRLQRGEIPIYEPGLKELVDKNAAQQRLRFTAKFVDPIGIADLVFIAVGTPSRHGDGFADLSYVYEAARTIARYLKGYTVVVDKSTVPVGTARNVARIIREENPAADFDVASNPEFLREGAAISDFMRPDRIVIGVESARGEALLRELYRPLNLIETPIVKTDLESAELIKYASNAFLATKISFINEMSMLCEAVGADVHAVAKGMGLDNRIGRKFLHPGPGYGGSCFPKDTQALVRIAQEQGVSSRIVEAVIEVNAAQKARMIKKIRDALGGSEAGKTIAVLGLTFKPETDDMRDAPALSILPALIEKGAMVRAHDPHGTAEAKKHLPDSITYYGSVYETFEQADAVVLLTEWNAYRGLDLDDVLARMKGRVFCDLRNVYEPERMKAIGFNYVCVGRSAKGISSAVEAVS